The Cryptococcus tetragattii IND107 chromosome 4 map unlocalized Ctg04, whole genome shotgun sequence genome includes the window CGTTTGCGCGGTGGCTAGTCATCCGGAATTGCCAGTCATCGGAAGCGCAGGTGCGGATGGGGTTGTCAGACTTTGGGGTTTGGCATAAGCCGATATTAATGATAAGTTGTCATTTTCTTACTACCTGTTTCTTGTTGGGAAACTAGTATTTTGGCCGTAAAGCGTACAGGGGAAAAATATTGTAGCACTACACAAGTAAGAGGTACGCAGGATTAGCAGATAGacgcaaagaagaagcattACTCGAAAGAACGTGGATAAACAAAGGACTGTGCATTTTTACTCGTTTTCTCTTAGCATCATTTTTATCTCTTTTCATCTGTTTCTTTTGTCGTTGACAAAGTTTGCAATGATCGGCTATGACCTGCtgttcttttctttctttatTATCACAAAGTAATTATTTTACATTAGTAGTGTGTAGAGACTAAGTGACGAAAAGCATGGATGCCATTATTAGCCATAATACTTGGAACACTTGGACTTGCATGATTTACGATAAGGTTATTTTCATGGTTCTTATGCATTTATCAAGGGTTAATTGTTGGAATCTTCCCTACTGGAAATAGACAGATCAGATTAGAGATCAGACCTAATCCTCTttgccttctcctcaacgGCATCGGCAAACTGATCGAGACCATCCTTCGCCTGGATAGGGATCTGCTTGGCAGAGTCCCAAGCACCCTCAAGGATCTCTTCGGCAGAGTCGTAAGCCTCACCAGCCTTTTGGGCGGCGAAAGCGGAAAGAATGTTAATCTTGACCTTGAGCTCGTCGAGCTTGGTaggagcgagagaaggggaagcGAGAAGGTTGGCAAGTCTGTTTATTGACGCAAGTATCCATTAGCAAAAGGTGatcctctcctcatttGCTTACAGAAAGGGGACGTACCGAGCTTGTTCCTTGGCCAACCACTCTTCACCCTTGGCGGTAATCCTCTCCATAGCCTTGATATAGTAATCGGCGGTAGCCCTACTCTTCTTGTCGAGGGTAATGACGGCCTCCTGGGCCTTCTTGACAATGTCAGAACGCTCAGGGACATTGGCGGAGAAGAACTCGGAAGCGAGGTTGTCAAGCGTGAGGACACGACCGGCAGTCTCAGAAAGAAGACCGGAGACAGATCGGTGAGTGCCAGACTTGTCGTTGATCCACTGCAGTCGACAATCATACCTGTCAGCACCTAGTATCTCTCAATGTCAAATTGGGAGCTTGAGCATACGTACGTCGACAAACTGTTCGGCAGTTCTACCAGAGTCATAGGCGACAGGGTCCTTGGAACCCTTGGGGAAGAATTTGATAGTAGGGAAGCTTGAAACACCGTACCTCTGAGCGACAGGCTTGTTCTCAGCATCATCGGCATCCATCAAGGCGATGACGACGTCGGGCtcagaggagaagaccTTGGCGACTTTTTCATAGGCAGGCTTCATGTTCTTGCAGTGACCGCACTATAATACGCCCGCCATGACTATCAGTTCCTCGATAGAGATATGTAGTTTCATGACGATGGTAACTCACCCAAGGAGCAGTGAAGGCAACAAGGACATCCTTGCTCTCGTTAAGGGCAATTTCGTCAAAGTTGGAAACATCGAGTTCGGTGTAAgctggagggggaggaggctTGATGTTGGACTTAACGCCAGATTGTTTGGTAACGCTAGAGACAGAGCGACTATCAGCAGGACATCCTTTGCGCAACCAAAATGATAATACTGACAATGCAGCAAGGGTTTCGAGGTCTCGAGCGCCGCTGTAAGGTATGGGCTCAAGGGAGCCAGCAGGGAACCACTTGAGAGCTGAGAATCGGTTAGTATTACGGAACCAAGGGGCTTGAGTTTCAAGAACATACTGGGAAAACCAGAGACGCCGAATCGAGAACCGAGTTCCCGTCCGACACCGTCAGCATCAGTCTTCGCAATGATAATCTTGTTCTGTAAGATATCTGTCAGTTGAAGATCCTTCATTTTGGTGTATATGTAGTAACGAACAGAAGGGAAAGCGTCAGCAAGACGCTCATAAGTAGGAGCGACTAAAGCAATAGTCAGCAACGACATAAACGCTTTTGAACTTGTGCAACCTACGGTTCTTGCAGTGTCCACACCATCTTCACGACGTTGATCAGCAAAATCTTCCTCTACATGCATCTACACAGACGTCTGGCTAAACTCACGGTGCGTAGCTAAGTCGATAATTAGTAAACACTCTTTGTTATACAGGAACCATCGAAACTCACAATTCGACAAGGGCACCCTTGTCTTGTCCAATAATCTATCCCAAAATGTCAACTATCGCATTCTTGTCAATACTTGTCTAGGAGATGGACGTACTTGGTCAAAGTTAGTAGTGTCGAGATCCACGACGTTGCTGGCGGACACCAAAGAGGtaaaagcaagaagagccGCTGAGATTGAGATACTGAGCCGCATTTTTGCAGGAACTGGGAATGGGAGATGTAGTTTTGAGAGAATTGATAACGGGAGCGCAAGATTATGATGCGATGAGGGGAAGGTGAGTCGCAGCGGGCTCCTCAGTCAGCGacctccaccctccacGTCATAAAATTCAGTTTGTCACCCTTCCGCCCGTCTTCGATGGACCATCCGTCAACGCcgcatctcctctttttctatATTATTATGCTTTTCGTCTATTTTTGTTCACATAGAGCGTTGAAGACGAATTGCGAAGCCTTTTAAACTGGTCGAATAGTACAATATTCTTTCAACTGATCTTGTTcatcaaagaaaaaaaattacAAAATCATGCCGAATCAGACACGAATCTATCACAGCAGGTCCCCTTCTTGATGTCCTTTAACATTTGACCCTCCTTTATATCAAAGAATTGACCTCAACTCCGCCATGGAAGACATTATTATGCCTCTTTACATCgattcatcatcttcctatATTAGGAAGTTTCGCGTGTAGTCTCTGAGGTACCTACTCTTACTATATAATAATTTGGTTACCTGCTGATTGTCCATTGTACATCCATATCAATTTTCACTATAAAGAGTATTTACTAGTATGATATGGCTTTAGGAGTTTCCAGCATATAGCGAAATTGTTCAATCAACTTTTCAGTCAAAGGGGACAATGTTGAAGTCTTGTAAAGCTTATACTGCATAGATTGATAAAAATGAGGTTCTACAATTGAACGAAATAGTACCATAGATTGAGCACGTACTCGTAGAATATGCTTACTATCGTGCTTTTGTACGGTACAATTAAGACCAAATACATAATGAAGCATACCCGCTAGCTTCTGGTAGTGTAAATCCTTCTGTATGAAAAGTAAAACCATTAGGTCACCGTCATCCATTGCCCAATAGGCAAGAACAACAGGGTTAAGATAAATAATAAGTTCATCTGAGATAAACTTAAccatctttccattctcttGCTTGTAGAACAGATTATAGAGAGTCATAAGATAAGGATAACTACGTGTAAGAATTTGTGTGAAAGGATAAGAAACACCCTTACGTAGTCCCATATTCCAAAGAGGTACTGAGTTACAATAAGTTGCTCGAAAACATGCCAAGTATACTTAAATTGCTTAACAGTTTGAGTAAAGACAAAGTAACAAAAAGTAGATGTATGACTCTTAGTTAATGAACCATCtccaagaagatgaccaATTAGTTGTGATACAATAATTGGTGGGAAATATGTGAAATCTGCTATAACCCAATTCATTCGTCCTAGCTTAATGCCTGAACCTACAGAACCATATACTACAATATCAGTACACGTATTATTATCTTACCTCGactcttcttgatcttaATAGGTACTACACTCATTATCATAACTGTACAAGTAAACACAAGACTATTATATATCCATTAGATAAAGTAGCTTAAATGATGGGAAAGCAATAGCAATTAGAATTAGAGCTGGAGTAATTGTCCATACTAGTTCAATTAGTGTACCGTGGTTAGAGTACTTGTGTGAAATAGGGTTTGATGTACTGCTGTAGTTAATTACAACTGATCCAATTACCCACATTACACCAATAAAGATTAGTACAAGATAGAAGAAAATAGCATTGTGTAGTTCTGTAATACCTTCAAATGTAGGACTAGCACCGTCCTGGAAACCAATTTGCCATGGTTCAGCAGCATCACATTGTACAAATGTAGACCAAAGTGAGAAAGTCATGTTTTAGACTTATGATATCTATCATCCATACCACgtttattattattattataaaTTATATTAATATGTGGTGACTATTATTCAATTTGGTAATTCTTAATCATCTTATTAGAATTACTTTAAGGAATAGTTGAATCGAACAACTGCTACCATTGTGTAAGAATGGGGGTCTAACCACTGACCTAATTCCTTTTAATTAATTAACTTTATACACTTATATCTATATATTTTCCTGAAATTCGTTAATCTTCTGGACTTTGAGGGGAGTAAATTCATAGACTTGTAATTCTTAATGGAAGATCGTTGATCTGTAAAGTATAGTACTCCAGCACTAATTTCTACAACAAATCCCATTGTTAGAACAAATGAAAATAGCATAGCTACCCAATAACCCATTAGAGTTAGATTACTCATTGTTACTGCAATAGGGTAGAACAGTAGAATTTCGATATCAAACAGCATGAATAGAATACCAACCAGATAATATTGAATACTAAATGGTGCACGTGTTTGACCTAGAAGTCCATCAAAACCACATTCATAAACACTTACCTTTTCAGAATAAGGTCGACTAGGAGCTAGAAGAATGTTAGCCATAAGTAGAATAGCAACAAGAATAGGTACAAAAATGAATAGAATAGTAATACCTGACATTAATATCCATATAGTGTTAGAGCCAGTAGAGTTGTGCTATTTAGAATTAGATTTGGATATACCGCAAATAGGGCGATAATCATAGTTAGTGTAGCAATAGCAAAACTATGTACTGATGATAGCTTTTGTACTGGTGATGATACTGTTAGAATTTCTGATGATGGTGTATCAAAATGAATTACTCGTACAATCTTAAGATAATAATAAGCACTTACTACTGATACTAGAATTGCTACAATTGATAGGAAATAATATCCACTATGTGTTGCTGAATATAGTACTGTTTGCTTTGCAAAGAATCCCATTAGTGGTGGTACTCCTGCCATTGAAAATAGACATACTGTTAGAGATAGTCCTAGAATTGGATTAGATCGGAATTGTCCTGCTAGTTCAATAATAAGTTGTAGATCAGTATTTTGTCCTGATGATCGAGATACTGATGAATGCATAACATATCCAAATGCTAGAATAATCATGAATGCATTTAGATTTGTAACACTATATTGTACTAGATAAAATAGGAATGATTCAATTGATTCTTCTGTATTTACTCCTAGTGCTAGTAGCAGAAATCCTACATGTGAAATTGTACTATATGCTAGTAGTCGCTTGATTCGTGTTTGAGCTAGTCCTACTACTGTACCAATTACTAGTGATAGTAGTGATGATACTAGTAGTAGATTAGTCCATACTTCAAATGATTGGGCTACACCAGCTTGTACTTCAAGTAGTAGAATAAGAATAGATAGCTTAGGCATAATAGTTAGCCATGTTGTTACAATAGTTGGTACTCCATCATATACATCAGGTGCCCAATTATGGAAAGGTGCTGCTGAAATCTTAAATAGGAAACCAATAACAAAAATAAATAGACCAATAGCACATAGATTCATTTCATTAGTTTCAGAAACTGATAGTAGTGTATAAATATTTTCTAGATTTGTTAGACCTGTATATCCATAAATTAGAGCTGATCCTAGTAGAATTAGTGCTGATGATAGTCCTCCTAGTAGGAAATACTTTAGACcagctgctgttgctgaaTCTGAATCTCGATAAAGAGTAGCTAGAATATAAACAGCAAATGATTGTAGTTCAATACTTAGATATACTGATACTAGATCAGCACTTGAAATTAGAAATGAAGCACCACAAGTAGTAAATAGAATAATAATAGGATATGTAGTAATAGTAGGTACAGCAGTAAATACTGTAGATCGTGATTGTAGATTATTAGTAATAGGAGCCCAAGGTAGTAGAATCATAGCACCAATAATAAAGATAAATGTGTCAACAGATTGAGACACTGATGTTACCTGGAATAGACCACTGTAAATACTTACACCTTCTCCAATACCTTGAAGATCTAGAGCATTATATGATAGTGCTGCTGTGTAAAGTAGTACTAGTGAACACATCCGAGTTAGTAGAATAGGATTAATAGATGTATTAGATAGCGCTACGGCCatcataataataaatagACTAGTTACTAGCATCCCTGTCATCTATTCTATTTTACGAGTACTCAGATTCGAACTGAGGCAATTAAATTGGAAGTTTAAGGTACTGACCACTATACTATACTCGTTTAGTTTTTATGAATACATATATATGAGTATATATTAATAGTTTATTCGTTTATCATTATTATACTACTTATAACGCCCTATAGGATTCGAACCTATATTGACTGTTTCGAAGACAGTAGTACTAACCATTATACGAAAGGCGACTTCTACGAACGAGGAGACTCGAACTCCTACACCATAAGGCAACCGTACCTAAAACGGACTTGTCTACCAATTTCAACACGTTCGCTATATTGTAGATAATTGATTATACTTATATAATTCTTTAGGGGAGTTATATGTATTATAGCTTTGTAATGTATACTCGTGTTACAAATAGTTGTACGAAATAAGGTAGTACGTATACTGACATTACATATGTAATAACTGCTAGTCCAAGTAGACCAAATGTAATTTGGTTTACCCAGAAGTATGCTGTTAGTTGAGGCATGATTATTATATGTTATTTATGCTCTATGGAGCTGCATATATATATCAAATTTATATAATATAAATATGATTATGCGTAAGGGGAGTTGAGTTGTAATATATATTAAGTATATATACTTATGATTGTACAGGCATCATTAGATATGCGTGGTATGGTGTTGGACTTGGAATTGTCCATTCTAGAGATGTACTGTATGAAGATTCTGTTAGATATGATGGTGTGCTCATAAAGTATCCTGGTGTTCCCCATGGATTCATAGATGCTACTGGTTGTGATACTAGCATATCGTAAATTACATATAGGAATAGAACTGTAGCTACAACTGAAATAATTGATCCAATAGAGCTAATGTAGTTCCATCCTTCGTAAGCATCAGGATAGTCAGGAATTCGTCGTGGCATTCCAGCTAGTCCTAGGAAATGTTGTGGCATAAATGTTGTATTTACACCAATGAATAGAGTCCAGAAGTGGATTTGTGCTAGTCGTTCGTTGTACATCTTACCAAAGATCTTAGGAGCCCAGTAATAGAATCCAGCGAAGATAGAGAATACAGCACCCATTGAAAGTACATAGTGGAAATGAGCCACTACATAGTAAGTCTTGGTTAGTTACTGATTTTACAATCAGGATCGGACTATATCTTACATATTAGACGGGCATCTAAAGAAGCGTAATAATATGTTATCGCGTGTAGTCTCTACGGAGTCCTTTTAAGGTTCCCACGGTATTGCCTTATCCTTTGTTTATAGTCTGTAGCGAACAGAATAAGGTTTCACCGTTAGCCAGTAAAACTGACCGAGAGTTAACTAATATCTCTCATAGCGATATGACGGCATGACACTTActtaaaaaaagaatggcGCAGATGTGACAGATTCTTTGAATCTTCAATTGCTGAAGCTAGTTGATAATACTTATATCCTAGTAGTGGATTATCAATACAATGTTGTACTACCTTTTCAACACCAATACGATTTGAAATTTCAAATTGATAAATAGGCATACGATTGAGAGGCACTCGAGGTACCTGTACCTTTAGATGAGATTGGCCAAAGTAAGCAAGAATAGCTTCAACCAGATATCGATCGTGACATTGTGCAATACTAAAGCTAAATCCAAAAGGTACTGAAATTCGACGAACCCATGatccttcagcttcaatAAAACCAGATAGCCAAGGAGCAAAATAAATAGGTACTGTTGAAAATAGAGGTGTTATTGCTTGTCGATTGTTAAGCTTACTACCTCGAGTAGCAAAGTATTCTTCCATAGTCATACCACTTATAGCCTTCATCATGAAAGCTAGTTGAAGAGTTACACGTGTAGTAAGAGGAGGATACATAGCAAATAGGGGTAGAATCTTTTGACGGATTGTTTGTTGGTCATTCACAATCCACAGAACAAAACCGTTATTAGTATCTAGCTTTACATTACCACCGTATGCCTTAGCAATTATTTGCAGCATATTTTCATTAAATGGACGAATAGCTATCTTTACTACAATACGATATTGTAGTGTCTTACTTCGCCAATGATTTACCTGAATAgaaccatcaccatcaatCAGTCCTACTGTAAAAGGACCTAGATATGAAGCATCTAGCTTATTATTAGGTAGGTTAATACGTGACAGGAGATGAAATTCAAGAGTAAGTACTGCGCCATCCTTGACAAAATTTGTTGTATCATGCATTGCTACATCCATTGAAGCGTTAGCAAGTACTACTCCTGTTAGTCCTCCAATTGTAAATAGAGCTACAAATCCTAGTCCAAATAGCATTGGTGCTGTATATCGAATTGATCCTCCATATGCTGTTGCTAGCCATGAGAATACCTTAATACCTGTAGGTACTGCAATAATCATAGAAGCTGCTGTAAAGTAAGCTCGAGTATCTACATCAAGACCTACTGCATACATGTGGTGCATGTTGGAATTCTTTTAACAAAATATTTATTAGTTTATTATTCATTCATACTCTAGCGATAACAGTGGCGTATCCTTCTTGAGATCGATGCTTATTATCAAGTGCCATAGAGTGAATTTGTGACCACTTTTCGTAAGAATATAGCTTCTTTGTTCGTAGAGGAAACTTATCAAAGTAAGTGCGAATAACTGAGACATTGGCGATACCACTAGCTCCATATCGATACACTCCATTAGTGTTATTTCGTAGTGCTACTGTACCGAAACTGAATAGTGTTTGTACAGTCATTAGAGTTTTTTGGCACTTTTGATCTAGAAGGAATCGTATTACTAGACCATAAAGACGGTTCTTTCGAATAGTAACATTGAAACATCCTTCAGCATCAGTAAAACCAGATAGCCACGAGTGTAATTGTAACAACAGTTGTAATTAGTGAAATTATGAATACACCGGTATTCCGTAGATTATATGTGGAGAGCCAGACTCCTAGTTGTTGAATCCGATAAGGAAGAACTAGATTTCCATTAAATAGAAGGATTAGAAGATATGTATCTTCTGGCTTTGTTACAATCCAACGATAAAAACCATACTTATTTCCATATATACCTGGTGCTACATATAGAActtctccaaatccaaatATAGATTGGATATCATAGAGgatctttccttccttttgaGTTCGTAGCTGCTTATTCCAAACTCCTAGTGAACCATCACCTTCAGCAAAACCAATAAACCATTGAAGCCAAGTATCTGGTACAACCTTACCAAACTTAGTTTGAAATGCTGTGAAATTAAACGAAGGGCCGGGAATGATAGGAATCATCACCATTGACAGTGTGAAAGAGCCACTACTAAAGTAAGCCATATAATATGAAGCAGAATAGTCAACTAGAGTAGTACCAAAATAGATAGTATAAATAGAATGCAAATGTTTATTTTGTTAAAAAAttatcttccttcacaGGAAGGATCGGGCTATATCTTAACCTAATATAATAAGGTCTTTCGCGTGTAGTCTCTGAGGTTCCTACTAAACTATATAGTTGTTGGTTACCTGCTGATTGAGTGTAAACAATCAAATTTTCACTAATATTTAAATTAGTATTGATTATCGTTAAACTGTTCCAGCATATAGCGAAATTTATTACCTTTATCTTGCGATAGAGGAGAGCCAACCACAAATTATAATTTGTTTAAAAACTCCATACGATAAATCCTAGAATACCAATAGATGCAATAGCATATACCATACCAAGGTAGCCAAACACGGGCTTTTGTGAGAATGTTGAAATAATATGTGAAATCATACCGAAACCTGGGATGATCATTAGGTATACTTCAGGATGCTATAatatattattatatatTATTTGGACTATATCATCTACTTCTTATTCCACTTTTCTATAAAGGCTAGCCATACCTTATAATAATCACTATCAGACTTGTAAGCCTCAAGAGAAATTAGAGAGTAATATTCTTCAACAAGGAAAAATCGTCGAGACTTATTGCTTCGACAATATTGTACAAAATACTTAGAACAACGAATAACATCAGTCTTACTTTGAATAGACCATTGATAATAACCGTTCTGTGCACTATCAAAGTAAATATTTCCACCAAAGATATCCATATAACATGAAACATCTTGAATAAGCTTATTTGTGACTCGTACACTAAGTTGTGGAGTACCATTCTTAATAGAAAATCCAATAGTACCATCTGCATCAAAGAAACCAGCAAACCAGACAGATGTAATAGATAGAGATTCTGGTGTAATAATAGGAATATTAAGTTGTTGGCAAACGTGATGTAGTTGTAGAAGACGAGTACTATGTCGGATGTATCCATTGATACAAGTTACAAGTTGAATTATTCCTTGTCGGTTGTGTAGTCGATAGCGATAGGCCTTTGCCCCACTTCGCATCTTAATAGAGCCACCTAGCTTGTTTTGAATATATCGGAGTAGAGGAAGATCCTCTAGCCCTACAGTGATTTCAAGACTAGTGTATCCTTGCTTAGATACGAGAAGACAGCCATCACCATCAATTAGACCGGCTAGCCATTGACAGAAAGTTTGTGAAAAAGGAGCAGCTGTGCGTGTAGTCTCTGAGGTTCCTACTAGACTGCTATTATAGCGTCGTTGGTTACCTGCTGATTGAGTCTTAGATGCCATATTTTGACTAGATAGGGACCATTGATGGCCACTTATTACCATAGTAATGACACCTAGTTGCAGACTGTTCCAGCAAATAGCACAGTGCATATTGGAACTTACATCCCAAAAGGGCCAATTAAAACCGAAGAACCCATTCTCTAAATTCATAATAGAATCATGTACCTTTTAGGCCTTATGCTTTTTTACTATttaaatatatatatataaatataaaAATATAGAGAACCGACTATACATTAAGCATCATTTCAGATACCCACAAGTGAACTAGTCTGTAGCGATAATTTAGATTACCGACGGTCttgatatatatatatttttaACCGTTTTCACTTGTATAGCCTACATACATAGAGGCTGTTTTTCTCTAAAGATTTCACAGCATATTAATAGTATGAGACTAGGATTATGGATAATTTCATTAATATAGGTCTTTAAATATTTAACACCTGCCTATTTTAATTCCTCAACTTACATATATTGAACCatatcctttcttcctAGTGGGTACTATATTAATCCTAATTCTAAAATATCCTTAATATATCAAATATTAAAATACTAAATACCATTAGTGTTACTTCATAATAAAGTAAAACAATCTTAATCATAAATAGTACTAAATATAATATAGATAATTGTACTATTTGTATATAGTTTTGAATACTAAACTAAATATATACTAATTCATTATCTAATTACAAAACAGAAAATATAGACATAGTAATCATTAATATAGTTTTGTTATTATAAAGAAGAGGTGTTCGTATAGAACTggatcaccaccacctgcAGGGTCGTAGAATGATGTGTTGAAGTTTCGATCTGTAATAATCATTGTTAGTGCACCAGCTAGAACTGGAATACATAGGATAATGATAATTGATTGGAATAGCATAGCCCATACAAATAGAGGCATCTTATGTAGTGTCATACCAGGAGCTCGCATATTAATAATTGTAGTAATAATATTCATAGCACCTAGCATTGATGAAATACCTGATAGATGTAGTGAGAAAATAGCTAGATCTACTGATCCACCTGAATGAGATTGTACACCTGTAATAGGCATATAAAGAGTCCAACCTGTACCCATACCTTGTTCTACAAATACACTAGAAATGATAAGAACAAtagctggaggaagaatccAGAATGATACATTATTCAGTCGTGGGAAAGCCATATCAGGAGCACCAATAAGAACAGGAACCATATAGTTACCAAAACCAGCCATAGCAGGTACAACCATGAAATAAATCATGAAAATACCGTGAGATGTAGCGATTACATTGTATAGTTGGTGGTCACCATTTAGAAATTGATTACCAGCTCCAGACAGTTCAAGTCGGATAAGAACAGAGAAAGCTGTACCTAGAAGACCAGTAAAGATAGCAAAGATAAGATACAGTGTTCCAATATCCTTAGCGTTGGTTGAGAAAAGCCAACGGGTAGCCATGGATAAACCATGAAATAATCCTTATAATCCTATAATTaaattatatatatatattgtTTACATATAATCATAATCTGAATTTTATCATTGGGTAATCTCAGCACCTATACTTATacattttatttttttattatttatttaccCGATATTATGAGTAAAGTACTAGTAAACTCATACAAATAGCTCACATAATGTGAATATTCTTAGTAGTTATATTACCTAATATCCATAAATTATGAACTATTTCATCAATGGAGGGGGATTA containing:
- a CDS encoding protein disulfide-isomerase domain, whose protein sequence is MRLSISISAALLAFTSLVSASNVVDLDTTNFDQIIGQDKGALVEFYAPWCGHCKNLAPTYERLADAFPSNKIIIAKTDADGVGRELGSRFGVSGFPTLKWFPAGSLEPIPYSGARDLETLAAFVTKQSGVKSNIKPPPPPAYTELDVSNFDEIALNESKDVLVAFTAPWCGHCKNMKPAYEKVAKVFSSEPDVVIALMDADDAENKPVAQRYGVSSFPTIKFFPKGSKDPVAYDSGRTAEQFVDWINDKSGTHRSVSGLLSETAGRVLTLDNLASEFFSANVPERSDIVKKAQEAVITLDKKSRATADYYIKAMERITAKGEEWLAKEQARLANLLASPSLAPTKLDELKVKINILSAFAAQKAGEAYDSAEEILEGAWDSAKQIPIQAKDGLDQFADAVEEKAKRIRSDL